The proteins below come from a single Zea mays cultivar B73 chromosome 8, Zm-B73-REFERENCE-NAM-5.0, whole genome shotgun sequence genomic window:
- the LOC100278803 gene encoding uncharacterized protein LOC100278803, with translation MQRRPALEADPAARAQAPSCAATQPHPQVPRPGHPRPTAPGSRQDPLPCPCTCTPATPRRDCLAPPSAEPQARNPGSRTKLTALPFLDARN, from the coding sequence ATGCAGCGCCGCCCAGCCCTTGAAGCCGACCCGGCCGCCCGAGCTCAAGCCCCGAGCTGCGCAGCCACCCAGCCCCACCCGCAGGTGCCGCGACCCGGCCACCCGCGTCCGACCGCACCAGGAAGCCGCCAGGACCCGCTGCCGTGCCCCTGCACCTGCACGCCCGCGACGCCCAGGCGCGACTGCCTCGCGCCGCCATCCGCCGAGCCCCAGGCGCGCAACCCCGGGAGCCGAACCAAGCTGACCGCCTTGCCCTTCCTCGACGCGCGAAACTAG
- the LOC111589952 gene encoding uncharacterized protein gives MQRRPALEADPAARAQAPSCAATQPHPQVPRPGHPRPTALGSRQDPLPCPCTCTPATPRRDCLAPPSTEPQARNPGSRTKPTALPFLDARN, from the coding sequence ATGCAGCGCCGCCCCGCCCTTGAAGCCGACCCGGCCGCCCGAGCTCAAGCCCCGAGCTGCGCAGCCACCCAGCCCCACCCGCAGGTGCCGCGACCCGGCCACCCGCGTCCGACCGCACTAGGAAGCCGCCAGGACCCGCTGCCGTGCCCCTGCACCTGCACGCCCGCGACGCCCAGGCGCGACTGCCTCGCGCCGCCATCCACCGAGCCCCAGGCGCGCAACCCCGGGAGCCGAACCAAGCCGACCGCCTTGCCCTTCCTCGACGCGCGAAACTAG